The Pochonia chlamydosporia 170 chromosome 1, whole genome shotgun sequence genome window below encodes:
- a CDS encoding NUDIX hydrolase domain-containing protein (similar to Metarhizium robertsii ARSEF 23 XP_007820494.1) → MASTAVKMAATDSLSVYKSRGSTPSLTTARSSSTDNSSSSSTSITLKSTITSSTSTSISSPSKASSDINMATTSSHIGDFRKVIETCNKFDFAANKASLFRFFVLNHDKHVGYMLPQFIQQMDWNVDGFKIDKDTKTVLLDPATRAGETMEQACQRAFVNLCESNVDKVLGLENWVILQRNGRDLEYHPVLGLPPNLRWLKVPSPLRGVFGIVTAGAHMTMFTVKPKEGTNVPGVFVWVSKRSENVTYAGKLDQLVAGAMGPDDDHNPLKALSREAMEEAGLEMDIATRDVMSDGRLIGKVEECDRISFYDRKGAVAGTEQGQLEPGIRYTYMLKVPDDYVPKPCEPHSIDGFHLLSLAEVEKSLKEDRWKPNCALAMLSFLREECFGGDRAVALKNALQPELPFEGI, encoded by the coding sequence ATGGCATCGACTGCTGTGAAAATGGCCGCAACCGACTCTTTGTCGGTATATAAGTCTCGCGGATCTACGCCTTCGTTGACTACTGCAAGATCGTCGTCGACAGACAATTCCTCGTCATCCAGCACATCCATCACTCTCAAATCAACTATCACTTCCTCGACATCCACGTCCATTTCCTCGCCGTCAAAAGCATCAAGCGATATCAACATGGCCACCACTTCGAGTCACATTGGTGACTTTCGCAAGGTCATCGAAACTTGCAATAAGTTTGACtttgcagccaacaaggctTCATTGTTCCGATTCTTTGTTCTGAACCATGATAAGCATGTGGGATACATGCTTCCCCAATTCATCCAACAGATGGATTGGAATGTTGATGGGTTCAAAATCGACAAAGACACAAAGACCGTTCTGCTGGACCCGGCAACAAGGGCTGGAGAGACTATGGagcaagcttgtcaaaggGCGTTTGTCAACCTCTGTGAATCAAATGTTGACAAAGTTCTGGGACTCGAAAATTGGGTCATACTCCAGAGGAATGGTCGTGACCTGGAATATCATCCTGTTCTTGGATTGCCCCCAAACCTTCGGTGGCTTAAAGTCCCGTCTCCTCTCCGTGGCGTGTTTGGAATTGTCACCGCCGGTGCTCACATGACCATGTTTACCGTCAAGCCTAAGGAGGGAACTAATGTGCCCGGAGTGTTTGTCTGGGTCTCCAAGAGGTCGGAAAATGTGACATATGCGGGAAAGTTGGACCAGCTCGTCGCTGGTGCCATGGGACCTGACGATGATCACAACCCGCTCAAAGCGTTGAGCCGAGAGGCCATGGAGGAAGCTGGCTTGGAGATGGACATTGCAACTAGAGACGTGATGTCAGATGGTAGGCTCATCGGTAAAGTTGAGGAGTGCGATCGAATTTCATTCTATGACAGGAAAGGCGCGGTTGCGGGCACGGAACAGGGACAGCTTGAGCCAGGAATTCGCTACACTTACATGCTCAAGGTGCCAGATGACTATGTTCCAAAGCCGTGTGAACCACACTCTATCGACGGCTTCCACCTCCTATCTCTCGCTGAAGTGGAAAAGTCTCTGAAGGAAGACCGGTGGAAGCCAAATTGCGCGCTCGCGATGCTCAGCTTTCTCCGGGAGGAGTGTTTCGGGGGGGACAGGGCCGTTGCGCTGA
- a CDS encoding NADH-ubiquinone oxidoreductase (similar to Metarhizium robertsii ARSEF 23 XP_007820493.1): MFAARQRAGQIARQLPRTARTYASDAHGHHKAAEVNESFGKGSIATVAAFFGGVLLYQFAPKEGEDSSVSNLISKYLSRKEDWEETNALHTKAMEQAGFDRNLFENASNKHRYVDVAYPEAFQSHAPRNIQAGHLVNLDHVVEHYKQKHLEDEDRKAKKLAEQKA, translated from the exons ATGTTCGCCGCACGACAAAGGGCAGGCCAGATCGCCCGGCAGCTGCCGCGGACGGCTCGCACGTACGCATCCGACGCTCATGGTCACCACAAGGCCGCCGAGGTCAACGAGTCCTTCGGG AAAGGGTCCATTGCTACTGTCGCTGCCTTCTTCGGTGGTGTCCTGCTATATCAGTTTGCCCCGAAGGAAGGCGAGGACTCGTCCGTCTCCAACCTGATCAGCAAGTATCTCTCGCGAAAGGAGGACTGGGAGGAGACCAATGCTCTGCATACCAAGGCTATGGAACAGGCCGGATTCGACCGAAACCTCTTTGAAAACGCCTCCAATAAGCACAGATATGTCGACGTTGCGTACCCTGA GGCTTTCCAATCTCATGCTCCCCGAAATATCCAAGCCGGTCATCTTGTGAACCTTGACCATGTGGTGGAGCACTATAAGCAAAAACATCTTGAGGACGAGGACCGGAAAGCGAAGAAGCTGGCGGAGCAGAAGGCGTAG
- a CDS encoding 40S ribosomal protein S15 (similar to Metarhizium acridum CQMa 102 XP_007809548.1), with protein MADEYNAEEAAELKKRRAFRKFSYRGIDLDNLLDLSSDQLRDVVHARARRRINRGLKRRPMGLIKKLRKAKQEAKPNEKPDLVKTHLRDMIVVPEMIGSVIGIYSGKEFNQVEIKPEMVGHYLAEFSISYKPVKHGRPGIGATNSSRFIPLK; from the exons ATGGCTGACGAATAT AACGCCGAGGAGGCTGCCGAGctcaagaagagaagagcGTTCCGCAAGTTTTCCTACCGAGGAATCGACCTTGACAA CCTTTTGGACCTCTCCTCCGACCAGCTCCGCGATGTTGTCCACGCCCGTGCCCGCCGCAGGATCAACCGTGGCCTGAAGCGCCGCCCCATGGGCTTGATCAAGAAGCTCCGCAAGGCTAAGCAGGAGGCCAAGCCCAACGAGAAGCCCGATCTCGTCAAGACTCACCTCCGTGACATGATTGTCGTCCCCGAAATGATTGGCAGCGTCATCGGTATCTACTCTGGAAAGGAGTTCAACCAGGTGGAGATCAAGCCTGAGATGGTTGGCCACTACCTTGCTGAATTCTCTATCTCATA CAAGCCTGTCAAGCACGGTCGACCCGGTATCGGTGCCACCAACTCTTCTCGTTTCATTCCCCTCAAATAA
- a CDS encoding nucleolar protein 12 (similar to Cordyceps militaris CM01 XP_006667501.1): MAKKTSVLQVSSKAIDPTLNALFASSSGPVQAPSTSRYSALLEKKPRDAPTTIDKSEAKDDDEPEGDDEQLSEISEELDYDKDDEEESSNNESSGSDEDADEEKQADVSMADAEEQELEAGEDEDDNQPRRERKRKRKDDNEDLEAKYMAGLTKDEEEEPSGKRQKAEDKDKADENDAVPVHESLAQESKDSDLEKASRTVFLANVSTEAISSKAARKTLITHLSTALDPHDMPIQKFESIRFRSVAFSTGSMPKRAAFITKSLMGATTKSANAYAVFSTAAAARAVISKLNGTEVLGRHLRVDSVAHPSPTDHRRCVFVGNLGFVDDETVVNTNEDGETVEKKRTKVPSDIEEGLWRTFSKTGKVENVRVVRDPKTRVGKGFAYVQFYDANDVEAALLHDGKKFPPMLPRKLRVTRAKDPRKTTNAQERAQAKANAADTKARNTKYTPKLTPEQQAAAGRANRLLGRAGGFIHRKKSGGEGINGTGNQKLVFEGNRASSKDGRPKDLKFGKKKGKGKPKNRGTRRAAEWRKKTS, encoded by the exons ATGGCGAAAAA AACTTCAGTGTTGCAGGTCTCATCCAAGGCAATTGACCCCACTCTCAACGCTCTTTTTGCCAGCAGT tctggtcctgtACAGGCACCTTCGACATCCCGGTATTCTGccttgctggagaagaagcccCGCGATGCGCCAACGACAATCGACAAGTCTGaggccaaggacgacgacgagccaGAAGGTGACGATGAGCAGCTTTCAGAAATTAGCGAGGAGCTAGATTACGATaaagacgatgaggaagagtCTTCGAACAACGAGAGCAGCGGCTCAGATGAGGACGCcgacgaggagaagcaggCTGATGTATCCATGGCTGATGctgaagaacaagaactcgaagctggtgaggatgaagatgataATCAACCCAGGCGCGAGAGAAAACGAAAGAGAAAAGATGACAACGAAGATTTGGAAGCGAAGTACATGGCTGGTTTAACCaaagatgaggaggaggaaccGTCTGGCAAGCGGCAAAAGGCtgaggacaaggacaaggcagATGAGAACGATGCTGTCCCGGTTCACGAAAGCTTGGCACAAGAATCCAAAGATTCGGATCTCGAAAAGGCCTCGCGAACagtcttcctcgccaacgTCTCTACAGAagccatctcctccaaagCCGCTAGGAAGACGCTCATCACCCATCTTTCCACTGCTCTAGACCCTCACGACATGCCTATCCAAAAATTCGAATCCATCCGTTTTAGATCCGTCGCCTTCTCTACGGGTTCCATGCCCAAAAGAGCCGCCTTCATCACAAAGTCACTCATGGGCGCTACCACCAAGTCTGCCAACGCATATGCTGTCTTCTCGACCGCGGCGGCAGCCCGAGCAGTCATATCCAAGCTTAACGGCACCGAGGTTCTGGGTCGACATCTCCGTGTAGACAGCGTCGCGCACCCCAGCCCTACGGATCATCGCCGCTGCGTGTTCGTCGGCAACCTAGGCTTTGTCGACGACGAAACCgtcgtcaacaccaacgaAGACGGCGAAACGGTCGAAAAGAAGCGCACCAAGGTCCCGTCTGATATCGAAGAAGGTCTATGGCGAACATTCAGCAAGACTGGTAAAGTCGAAAATGTCCGTGTCGTCCGCgaccccaagaccagagTCGGCAAAGGCTTCGCCTATGTCCAATTCTAC GACGCCAACGACGTCGAAGCCGCTCTCCTCCACGACGGCAAGAAATTCCCACCCATGCTCCCCCGCAAGCTCCGCGTAACACGAGCCAAGGACCCTCGCAAGACGACCAATGCCCAAGAACGCGCGCAAGCAAAGGCGAATGCCGCCGACACCAAGGCCCGCAACACAAAATACACCCCGAAATTGACACCCGAGCAACAAGCCGCCGCCGGCAGAGCAAACAGACTCCTCGGTCGCGCTGGAGGGTTCATCCACCGCAAGAAATCTGGCGGCGAAGGTATCAACGGCACAGGCAACCAAAAGCTTGTGTTTGAGGGTAATCGTGCCTCGTCCAAAGACGGCAGACCCAAGGACTTgaagtttggcaagaagaagggtaaAGGGAAGCCCAAGAATAGAGGGACACGGAGAGCAGCAgaatggaggaagaagacttcaTAG
- a CDS encoding tubulin alpha-1 chain (similar to Aspergillus terreus NIH2624 XP_001214016.1), whose amino-acid sequence MKGEILHLHLGQAGVQLGNSAWELYLLEHGLGPDGRPDPNAKDVGDPGSFETFFTETSNGKHVPRSIFMDLDPSPIDEIRTGAYRQLFHPELLISGKEDAANNYARGHYTIGKEMVDNVMERVRRVTDNCNSLQGFLIFHSFGGGTGSGFGALMLERLATEYGKKTKLEFAVYPSPRTNTSVVEPYNAVLSTHSTIENSDCTFLVDNEAVYDICRRNLDITRPSHEHLNRLIAQVVSSITSSLRFDGALNVDLNEFQTNLVPYPRIHYPLISYAPVVSASKSKHESFKVADLTFQCFEPNNQMVVCDPRNGKYMAVALLYRGDVVPRDCTAAIAQVKAKASFNLVEWCPTGFKLGINYQKPMAVPAPAEDGALASVERSVSMLSNTTAIAEAWSRLDHKFDLMHSKRAFVHWYVGEGMEEGEFTEAREDLAALEKDYEEVAADGIEAEEELEY is encoded by the exons atGAAGGGCGAG attcttcaccttcacctGGGCCAGGCTGGTGTCCAGCTGGGCAACTCTGCTTGGGAGCT CTACCTTCTCGAGCACGGCCTTGGCCCTGATGGCCGCCCCGATCCCAACGCGAAGGATGTTGGCGACCCAGGTTCTTTCGAGACCTTCTTCACCGAAAccagcaatggcaagcaTGTTCCTCGATCCATCTTTATGGATCTCGACCCCTCTCCTATTGACGAGATCCGAACTGGTGCCTACCGCCAGCTCTTCCACCCCGAACTGTTGATCAGCGGAAAGGAGGATGCTGCCAACAATTATGCTCGTGGTCACTACACCATTGGAAAGGAAATGGTTGACAATGTCATGGAGCGCGTTCGCCGCGTCACTG ACAACTGCAACTCTCTTCAGGGTTTCCTGATCTTCCACTCCTTTGGTGGCGGTACTGGTTCAGGTTTCGGAGCTCTTATGCTGGAGCGTCTGGCTACTGAGTAtggcaagaagaccaagcTCGAGTTTGCCGTTTACCCGTCGCCTCGTACCAACACTTCAGTTGTTGAGCCTTACAATGCTGTCTTGTCCACTCACAGCACCATTGAGAATTCTGACTGCACCTTCCTCGTCGATAACGAAGCTGTCTACGACATCTGCCGCCGCAACCTCGACATCACCCGCCCCTCTCACGAGCACCTCAACCGTCTCATCGCCCAAGTTGTGAGCTCAATCACCTCGTCTTTGCGTTTCGACGGTGCTCTCAATGTCGATCTCAATGAGTTCCAGACCAACTTGGTTCCTTACCCGCGTATCCACTATCCCTTGATCAGCTACGCACCCGTTGTTTCTGCCTCCAAGAGCAAGCATGAGAGCTTCAAGGTTGCCGACCTCACCTTCCAGT GCTTCGAGCCGAACAACCAGATGGTTGTTTGCGACCCTCGCAATGGCAAGTACATGGCTGTGGCTCTCCTGTACCGCGGTGACGTTGTTCCCCGCGACTGcaccgccgccattgccCAGGTTAAGGCCAAGGCCTCGTTCAACCTGGTCGAATGGTGCCCTACCGGTTTCAAGCTCGGAATCAACTACCAAAAGCCCATGGCTGTCCCCGCTCCTGCCGAAGACGGCGCCCTCGCATCCGTCGAGCGATCCGTCTCCATGCtttccaacaccaccgccatcgcTGAGGCCTGGTCCCGACTTGACCACAAGTTCGACCTCATGCACAGCAAGCGTGCCTTCGTCCACTGGTACGTCGGTGAGGGTATGGAGGAAGGTGAATTCACCGAAGCCCGAGAGGATCTTGCTGCCCTCGAGAAGGATTACGAGGAGGTTGCTGCCGATGGTAtcgaggccgaggaggagctcgAGTACTAA